Below is a genomic region from Chloroflexota bacterium.
CGATCAGCTCCTTGCCCGCCACCGCGAGGCCGGCGGCAGCGCCATCGTGGCGACGCACGGCGTCGAGCAGGGCCTCCGCGTCGCCGACCGCGCCGCCATCATCCATAACGGCCGCGTCGTCTACGACGCCTCCGCCGGCGCATCGGACCCCGACGGCTTCCGCCGCCTCTACGCCGAGCACACGGGGGCGTCGCTGTGAGCGGGCCGCGGGGAGTGCGCCGTGAGTGAGCAACGCGCTCCGAGCGCACCCACAGGCGCGTCGTGGTGGGCGGCCGTAGGCGCCGTCCTCTGGAAGGACCTGCTCCTCGAGAGCCGGACGCGCGAGATAGTGACGCCCATCCTCGTCTTCTCGCTGCTCGTCATCGTCATCTTCAGCTTCGTCCTCGACCCGAGCCCGCGGCTCATCGAGTCCGTCGCGCCGGGGGCGCTGTGGGTCGCCTTCACCTTTGCGGGGATGCTCGGGCTCAACCGCGCCTTCGCGCTGGAGAAGGAGCGAGGCGGCATGGAGGGACTGCTGCTGAGCCCCGTGGGCCGCGCCCTGCTCTACTTCGGCAAGATGCTGGGCGCCTTCCTGTTCATGCTGCTGGTCGAGATCATCATGCTGCCGGCCTTCTCCGCCGTGTTCAACCTGCCCCTCGTGGAGCCCGGCCTGTGGCTCGTCATCGTCCTCGCGACGTTCGGCTTTGCGACCGTCGGCACGGCCTTCGCCGCGATGGCCGTCAACACGAGAGCCCGCGAGATCCTGCTGCCCGTGCTCTTCTTTCCCGTAGCTGCGCCTGTTATCATTGCTGCGGCCGAGGCGACGAGGGCCGTCTACGCGGGCGATTCCTTCGCCGACTACAGCAACTGGATTGGCCTCATCGCAGCCTTCGACGTCATCTTCGCAGTCGTCGCGGCCGCCACCTTCGAGTTCATTGTGAACGAGTAGCGCCCATGGCAAGGAGCGTCGCCCCATGACCCTGCGCATGTCCCTGCTTGGCCTCAGCGCCGCCCTCATGCTGACGGCGCTGGCGATGGTCTTCTTCTACGCGCCGACCGACATCGTGCTGGGCGTCTCGCAGCGCATCTTCTACGTGCACGTGCCGCTGGCGCTGGTGGGCTTCCTCGCCTTCGCCGTGGTCGCCGTGTGCAGCATTGGCTACCTGTGGAAGGGCAGCGAGCGCATGGACAACGCCGCCTACGCCGCCGCCGAGATCGGCGTGCTGTTCACGTCGCTCATGCTCATCACCGGCATGCTGTGGGCGAAGCCCGCGTGGGGCGTCTGGTGGTCGTGGTCGCCGCAGCTCACGACGTCCCTCATCCTCTGGTTCCTCTATGCGGCATACCTCATGCTGCGGGCCTACGCGCCCCCCGGCGAGACCGCCGCGCGCTACGCCGCCGTCCTCGGCATCATCGGCTTCATAGACGTGCCCATCGTCTACATGGCCGCGCGGTGGTGGCGCGACCTGCACCCGAACAAGGTCCTCGGCCCGCTCGCCGAGGAGTCGGCCCTCGAGCCGCCCATGCAGCTCACGTTCCTTGTCAGCATCCTGGCGTTCACGGCCCTCTTCGCCTGGCTCATGGCGGAGCGGACGGAGCTGCGGCGCCAGGAAATTCAGGTAGAACGGATGCGGTACACCTATGGCGAAGCGTAACGGCCTCCTCACGGCGGCCCTGCTGCTCCTGCTCCCGGCCCTCGGCGCGGAGGGCGAGGAGTTCCTCCCCTTCCTCTTCGCGGCGTTCGCAATTACGTGGGTCGCCTTCTTCGCCTACGCCTTCTTCATCGCGCGCAAGCAGGCCGACCTCAAGCAGGAGATAGAGGTCCTCCGCTCCCTGCAGGACAAGGACGACGACTCCGGGTAGCCCGCCGCGCTCGCCACTGTCTCCCCTTGCCCGCTTGTGCTATCTTTGCCGCAACAGGCTCGACAGGAGGGCGGACATGCCAACCAAGCGACCCAACGAGCGGTATCTGGGCCATGAAATGCGCATTCCCATCTCGGACGACGGCCAGGTGGCAGCCTATGTCTGGCCCATCCGCATCGTCCGGATTCAGGGCGTCCCCTGCGGCGGCCCCACCGTCGGCATAGAGGTGCGCAACCAGGAGATCGCCCGCTTCGACTGCCATCAGGCGCGCGGCCACTGGCACGGCGGCCGCTACGACCCCGAGAACCCCAACGACTCGCAGAACCCGTTCCCCGAGGGCCTCAGCGAGGTCGCCGACCAGGTGGCGTGGGCATTCGGGAAGATTCGCGACGACGCCGCAGACCTCGTTCGCGCCGCCGAGTTCACGGACGAGGCGGAAGGCGTGCAGGCCGAAATGGTCGCGGCCGCGGTGGAAGCGCTCTCGACCCACCTCGCCGGTCAGGGCGACCTGCGCAGCAAGGCCATCGCGGACAACCTGATTCAGGGGTAACGCCCGGTCTAGCCCAGGTCCACCAGCACCTCGCCGTCCTCCACCTTGACGGGGTAGGTGTCCAGTCCGTAGGGCGCGGGGCCGACGATGACCTCGCCGCCGGTCACGTTGAACACCGCGCCGTGCAGCGCGCACTCGACTTCGGGGCCGTCCAGCCGGCCGTAGTTCAGCGCCGCCCCCGCGTGCGGGCACAGGTTGGACGTCGCGTAGATCTCCCCGTCGACGTTGGCAAGCAGCACGAACGTCCCCAACACCATCGCAATCTTCAACGTGCCGGGCGGAACGTCCGACGCCTTTCTGCCCGCTGGAACGTAGGCCATGTGCGGTCTCCTGTCGCTGGTATGCGGAATAGCCTACCGCTCTCATTGACAATTGCCAACGATCGCAGATTTGGGCATGCAGCTGCAAAGGCCGAAGGCTGGACCCCCAAGACTACTCCATAAGACTTTAAATGTGAGAAAACAAGTTCTTTGGCCATACACCGCCCGCGCGCATTGAAATCCGACAAGGAAGTAGCTTTAGAAGAAGCTTGCAACGGAGCTACAACTAAAAACCCCTCTGACATGAAAGAACGTCGATTGGTTCCGCACGGCACTTTCAAGGTCGTCCAGTGCTTGCGACAGTTCATCAAGACATCTGTTCAATTGAGATAGGTCAATTGATGTCTCGAGTGACAACACGCCCTTCTTCACGAATTGATCGTCAAGGTTAGACACTTTGCCTTGCAGCGAATCCAATTGCGTCTGCAGCAAGCGGAGTTGGCTAGTGTTGCCTACAGACATTTCGGAGGTGCCTTGGGGACCTTGTGGGCCAGGCGGACCAGATATACCCCTTTCGCCTATTGGCCCTGGCGAACCCATGGGACCCTGTGGCCCTTGTGGTCCGGCCGGACCACTCGGACCCTCTGGTCCAACTGGTCCCGTCTTAACTCCTTGGATGGCAGACTCCAATTCTGCCTTGGCAATCTGCCGAATCTCATCCTCCGTTAGAGGTGCTTGGCAGCCAATGAACACTACTGCCACTAACCAAGCCAATCCCAATAACATATGTAGCTTCATTGGATAGACTCCTTCACTCCCGCAATTTGAAAACACACCATTCATTGAATTGCACCGAATGCACAGCATACAGCAACACTGCTCTGACGTTGTTTGGC
It encodes:
- a CDS encoding heme exporter protein CcmB, translating into MSEQRAPSAPTGASWWAAVGAVLWKDLLLESRTREIVTPILVFSLLVIVIFSFVLDPSPRLIESVAPGALWVAFTFAGMLGLNRAFALEKERGGMEGLLLSPVGRALLYFGKMLGAFLFMLLVEIIMLPAFSAVFNLPLVEPGLWLVIVLATFGFATVGTAFAAMAVNTRAREILLPVLFFPVAAPVIIAAAEATRAVYAGDSFADYSNWIGLIAAFDVIFAVVAAATFEFIVNE
- a CDS encoding cytochrome c biogenesis protein; this encodes MTLRMSLLGLSAALMLTALAMVFFYAPTDIVLGVSQRIFYVHVPLALVGFLAFAVVAVCSIGYLWKGSERMDNAAYAAAEIGVLFTSLMLITGMLWAKPAWGVWWSWSPQLTTSLILWFLYAAYLMLRAYAPPGETAARYAAVLGIIGFIDVPIVYMAARWWRDLHPNKVLGPLAEESALEPPMQLTFLVSILAFTALFAWLMAERTELRRQEIQVERMRYTYGEA
- a CDS encoding CcmD family protein gives rise to the protein MAKRNGLLTAALLLLLPALGAEGEEFLPFLFAAFAITWVAFFAYAFFIARKQADLKQEIEVLRSLQDKDDDSG
- a CDS encoding Rieske (2Fe-2S) protein — translated: MAYVPAGRKASDVPPGTLKIAMVLGTFVLLANVDGEIYATSNLCPHAGAALNYGRLDGPEVECALHGAVFNVTGGEVIVGPAPYGLDTYPVKVEDGEVLVDLG